ATTGTATCTGATTAAAGTTCTGTACATATTTCAACTTACCTCAAATAGAAGTGCAGCTTATGAATCGTAAATACAATTTCTGGCATCTGAGAGAGATAAGTTCTGATTTCTTCTTAGTACACTCCACTTATTTCACTTTTTATAAAACACTGCGTAAAAACGTCAAGGAAATTATCCTTACAGTTTGCCGAACGCGCGTAAGCTAAGGACGCTATAATTTTCTTGAAGCGTTTCAACAGTGCTACCTATAAACGAAATCATGAACTAAAAAGTTATACATTGCGATCAATTTAGAAATTCAAATCTATACAGCCATAATTACACGCAATAACAATCAATATGATTTCTTAAAGCTAAAGCCGTAAAATTACTTCAGTTACTTTATTAACATTATATATGATCTATCAAATATTTTCTACTCGATGTTACTTAATATTAATACGAatgcatttttcatttttttattagGCTTTTTGCTAGTTTTCTCCTTGTTGGTGACCAACTGCAAATTGCTTGTCAGTTAGAGTGATTGAAATTATTTCGTGTGTAGAGGCTTTGTCAGAATTTTACATAAAGTAACGGGTATTTTGATTCGTATAAAAGATTCGTCCCTGAATTAGCAACGTTGGCATTAATTGAAATCAATTATCTACATAAACCATACAAAGATGTATTATTTGGGTAAAGTTTTATAATGCATTAATCAACAAAGCTTACGGGGTATAAACTATTGTCTTAAATGACGAGTGATTACAGTGGAACGTATTAAATCAGAGCTAATCGTTTTTAAATACCATCGATAGTTTAACATTTTCCTCTTTCTTTTAAATTCAATATTGAACTATGAGTTATTACAGGTGATATTATTTCGAAAGTGTCATCGATATTAAACGGACAgaatttgtattaaaaaaaatcATTTTAATATCGACGACACTTAAATAGCGTGTAGAATATATGCATAGGTCACAAGATAATAATTAATACATATCACCATCTGTATAATACCTACACAGGTGTCATTTGAGTAAGAATACACTTTGTTTACATAACAATAATTCTACGAAAAAACGCGCCTTAATAATAAAAGTTCTGATATAAAGGGCGTCTTCGGGGTTAATTTATGCTTAGAGTACGACGGGAGAGAGCAAGGGTAGCTAGTTACCTGTAATTTTTAATAACACAAATGATACAGTATTAATTATTTAACATATTTATACATTGAAAAATCATTCCATATAGTTCGTAAAACTACAGCCTATGTAGATTAAACAAATAGTTTCCATAATATTATTGTGTGATATTATTCAAAGATACGTTTAAATTTATCAATACCATTGTGTTCCACTAAACTGACGTATAGAGATACTATTATTATCGTGATATCTATGATTACAAATTATGAATATATCTGGTATATTCCTTGGTCGCTCTGTAATTTCTCAACTTTTGTTTTTGCTACCTCGTTTCTCCTTTACAGATACTCTAAGCCATTCGTAAATTATATCCTTCTTATAAATTATTACTTCGGTTGTTTATCTTGATCCGCGAAATATTTAGTCGCGTTAGGGAAACGTAAAGGATCGGGGAAGTCTGGTGTCCCGTATCTGCGTGGGTTCAAGCAGTCTCTAATTGCTTGTCCAAATGCACGTCTGACACCAGGGTCTACGGCCACAGCAACCGCAGCACCTTCGACCTCTTCGACACCCGCTCGTGACACCCCTTCTCGTACTAAACGTTCCATAGACGCCGCTATTGCTGAATGGTTAGGGGTTGGACTGACTAATAGTCTTGGTTTTTGTTGTTCTATTAGTTTACGACGTTTGGTAGGCAATGTACCCAAATAGGCGTCGCTGAACGTTGCCACACCACCGTTCATTCCTTGCATCTGTAATTGACGACGTTGCCTCACGCCATCTCGGGCAATAATTGGTAACCAATCCTAGAATTAACAATTTCTTCTAGTTCTGTTTTTTTTAGAATACATTATATGCATACAGGAATTTAAACTTACGGAAGGTAGTGCTTCGTGGCCTGGAAATGTTTCTGGAATTTCTTCCCCGTCATCTGGTGAAGATGCCTCAAAGCTTGTTTTTTCTTCTGCTACATCAGTCTCCATAGGCTGTGATAAtaggaatttttttaaatttcgtacTCTGTTGTTTGAAGAAGATAATCATGTCCTATTTTTATATGAGCTTACCTCCGCATCGGGTTGTGTTTGTGAAGGTTGATGTGCTGTAGCTGAAGGCACTGTAGACTGTTGAGAAGGTACATTTTTGTAAATTAACAGTGGAAGAATCTCCGAGTCCGGTGGCTGTGCGAAGTGTAGCAGATAAGCACGATACGGGCCAGTAATTGTATTGAACAGCCAAGGACGTAATATAGGATTACGTCCTAACATTAAACTCTATTCAACATACAAATTGGTTATATAAGTATTGAAATTAAGAATGTAGTTGAAGGGCTCGATGCAAAAACCGGTCTGCTCCAGTTTTTAACAAAAAGAGGACTACTAAATACTACACGTACATTAAAATCCGCACAAATAGTcttttttgttaaaaattaGAGCTGACCTGTTTTTGCAGCGATAAAATAATTTTGTGAAAAAAGATTACCATTGAACGTGTGACAAAAGCTTCCAATCCTGCCTGACCACCACGAATGGAATATCGAAGTACCGCACATAATTGCCTTCCTGCGTTGTTCACGATATTGATAGTTTCTTGTCCAAATCTTGCATCGGTAACTTCTATAAATAAAAGCTAATATATAATACTgcaattataattaaaatttgatTTTCTACACGGTTTTGTGAACTACGAACCACTATCAAATAGTAATTGTAGTATTTCATTGGCATGGCGACGAAGTACAGCTTCTACAGTTGCACAGATATCTACACATAAACCATTTCTACTACTAGTCTCCTCTTCTGGCATAAATAAATTCTGAAGGTGTGGTCCAAGGTTTGAAAACACTCGCTCTATTACTTGCTCTTGTAGCACTGCCGGTGTAGATTGTGGAAAAttattttggaaaaattcttgCAACGGTCTTCTTAAATTCGCAATTGGTTCCGAATTTCCAATTTGTAATCTTAATAAATCCATCGACGTTATATTTTGTAACTAAATAGTtttgaaaatagaaattatttGATATTTAGTATACATACAAAATGTTAAGTATATATTCAGATTTTGTGTAAATATATTaacttactattattattgataAACTCGCGAAGAAATTTCCTTCATTTGCTAAGTCTTGTGCCGAGAAAAATGATGCAAAGGGAAGCAGAAGCTCTGCCAGGGTAAGAGCTTCTTCAACGACATTGCCGTTCCTACTAATAGAACATAATACGAAAGTTGGTACATGATTTAATAAATAGACAATCTAAGTAAGCGAAAAATGTCAATTGTACCTATTTCCTCCTATAATTCCCACATGAACATTTCGGTTATTAAGCATCTGCATTATATTTCCTAAACTTCCCGCTATATCTGCATCTACAATCAATGAAAAAGTATGTAtagtaaaagaaaaagaaatttgtACATCCTTAGTTCAAAAcaagtaacaggtataatttgtAATGCTTACTGTTACCGTTAATGCTTATACTAGCTTGATTACTTGCACCTCCTACCATTTGTCGCAATAAGTTCGCGAACTGAGAATTTGCACTTGGAGTTTGTGATGTTGTTACAGGCGTTGTTGTGTTCGTAGAACTAGTATTACTAGCCGTAGTCGATGTCGTCGCTGAAATGATTAATTTCATTAATACATATTTCTAATATGCTAACCAGCAATAAAATTTATTGcttataatatttaattaaataaacCTGTTTGTGCTTGGGACTGAGTTTCTGTCGTAGGTGCTTGACTGGTCCGTGTTCCCTGTGATGTAGAAGTGACAGTACTGGAAGTTGTGGTCGAAGTACGACGAACGTGGTGTGAATTACAAGGAAGGAACGGATCAAAATCCAGTCCTTGTCCCATACTCATCCCAACACCTAAAGGATGAGTCTGTTGATGAAATATGTGCGGTCGTGACGTACTTCTGGTTTGTGTGGCCGTAGTAGGATGGGTATCAACGTTGCTTCTACAAtagaaaatacaattgaaaacgATTAGAAGTATTAGAAATGATTACAATAGAAAAATTTTCTTGCAGTAATCATACCGTGCTTGTGTACTTTGTCCAGCATTTGTATTTCCATCGAGCAGCGAAACTGATGGTTGTCCACCTGTTGAGGAATTTGGAATTGCGATTGTCGTACCGATACCACCGCCTTGTACCATGTGACCAGCAACACTTTGCATTAAATTTCGTATGAAATCAGTCGGATGTGCAGAACCCCAAGGGAATGTACCAGTAGCACCACCTACTCTTCCTGCAAACAGAATGTATAGATAACATTGAAAATATCCATTTTTTAGATCTTCAATAATGATATTCTTTTATTGAGAACACACCactgttattgttattgttgttattgtttTCACCAGCTTGACTTGGTTCGCTTCCCGATGCAGCGTCCATAGTACCTTCAGGACTAACTTCCATCAGCACTTCAACGTTATTTGGTAAGTTGAAAACTGTACCTGGAGAATGATTTTCATTTTGTTAcctattattttatttcattctaAATGTAACAGAATTATGACACGCACCAAATGGAGATTGTGACTGTTCTTGTTGTTCTGCTTGTTGCTGAGTGCCAGCTTCAGCCTCTGCTTGCTGATTGCCTTCTTCAGTACCAGCTTCATTTGTTTCTAATTGTGCAGATCCACCCGCATTGTCGCCATTTTCTTCGGCACTGTTATTGTTATTTGCGTTCCGACCATGTAAACTGATATGTGCCTAATAGAAACACATTATAGAATAATCTCGTTACGCACGGTACCGAATTCAAGTGTTACAGTGATCCGATATTATCCTCACCTCTACCTGAATTGGTATTCCGGGTTGTAAAATAGCCGAGTGCTGAATAATGATTGGTCTACATCTCAAATTTCTAGGTGGCTGCTGGCTCATATCGACAATTATGTCGCTCAAAGCATGACAAGCATGAGAAATGTAGTGTAAACTTTCACTGACGCCGTCTACGATTCTCTGATTTTCTTCTACACCTTCAGGTCCTGCCTAGATATTAACGAGTGTTTTATTTCAAACTTTTCTGAAAATAAACCAATGTATATCTGCATCACATCTTGAAAAATAACATGCACTTACTCCTGGAGGTAAAGAAGGATCCGCGAGCATAAGTACGCAATAACGTTCTAAGTAAGGTCGTAAACGATCATGAGTATTTGATAATCTGTCTAATAATTCCGCCATTTGTGGAGGTCTTGGAAGCCTGAAAATTATGAATTCATGAATCACGTATCACAATCGAATAAAATTGCGACTTTCAAATTATAAAAAGCATGTACGAAATGATAATTATTGTGATCTAAATTCTTTATTACTTAATTGCCTATTATTGTCAAATGTTCATGCTTACTGTTCAGATTGTGATGGTTGTGACTGTTGTGCATCTGACCGATTCTCTTCATTAGCATTATTTGCCTGTCTTGCCTCAGCACCTTCATCACTTCTTCCTATTTTAGAAatgtaaaattataaataaaaatatgtacaaTATTTTTACTTATAATTTGCATATATGTACAAACCTCTGTTTGTTGTGCCATTATTTACTTGCATACCCATAAAGTTTGCTGCAACTGCCTCTGGTATTATGCCAGCACAAAGTGTTCTTCTAGGtctgttattattatttttaaaaaagcgGGGTTTATaagtattataatttataaatgaATGATTTATTTGTACTATTATAAGAATTATAATTACC
The sequence above is a segment of the Calliopsis andreniformis isolate RMS-2024a chromosome 3, iyCalAndr_principal, whole genome shotgun sequence genome. Coding sequences within it:
- the LOC143177027 gene encoding uncharacterized protein LOC143177027 isoform X5: MIDLTVKTLDSQNHAFSLEDDQITVRGFKEHIADSVAVPADSQRLIYCGRVLQDEKKLKDYDVNGKVIHLVQRAPPRPGQRRNDGGQSQSQNNAQNWQNPQRTHYRLTRTQVRGNAMYLGAMAVPAEFVEGHGLPVPQLSNSLSNSRLIVARRMLDRANGLMDRLDNPNCSLNPPPAENNQPPLAQEVQIQQLEPEQFNTEGRANVGARLAEALATAIATAYVTLLGGIGDEGSELGAGNDATDDNQSDAQQSQQTQQSQQSQPEPVSTSNNEGQSSDREFVSRAEGAEAGPVNNANSSQSDVQQTQQPQQSSSEQVSTSDNSGQSSERGFASRPRRTLCAGIIPEAVAANFMGMQVNNGTTNRGRSDEGAEARQANNANEENRSDAQQSQPSQSEQLPRPPQMAELLDRLSNTHDRLRPYLERYCVLMLADPSLPPGAGPEGVEENQRIVDGVSESLHYISHACHALSDIIVDMSQQPPRNLRCRPIIIQHSAILQPGIPIQAHISLHGRNANNNNSAEENGDNAGGSAQLETNEAGTEEGNQQAEAEAGTQQQAEQQEQSQSPFGTVFNLPNNVEVLMEVSPEGTMDAASGSEPSQAGENNNNNNNNSGRVGGATGTFPWGSAHPTDFIRNLMQSVAGHMVQGGGIGTTIAIPNSSTGGQPSVSLLDGNTNAGQSTQARSNVDTHPTTATQTRSTSRPHIFHQQTHPLGVGMSMGQGLDFDPFLPCNSHHVRRTSTTTSSTVTSTSQGTRTSQAPTTETQSQAQTATTSTTASNTSSTNTTTPVTTSQTPSANSQFANLLRQMVGGASNQASISINGNNADIAGSLGNIMQMLNNRNVHVGIIGGNSRNGNVVEEALTLAELLLPFASFFSAQDLANEGNFFASLSIIILQNITSMDLLRLQIGNSEPIANLRRPLQEFFQNNFPQSTPAVLQEQVIERVFSNLGPHLQNLFMPEEETSSRNGLCVDICATVEAVLRRHANEILQLLFDSEVTDARFGQETINIVNNAGRQLCAVLRYSIRGGQAGLEAFVTRSMSLMLGRNPILRPWLFNTITGPYRAYLLHFAQPPDSEILPLLIYKNVPSQQSTVPSATAHQPSQTQPDAEPMETDVAEEKTSFEASSPDDGEEIPETFPGHEALPSDWLPIIARDGVRQRRQLQMQGMNGGVATFSDAYLGTLPTKRRKLIEQQKPRLLVSPTPNHSAIAASMERLVREGVSRAGVEEVEGAAVAVAVDPGVRRAFGQAIRDCLNPRRYGTPDFPDPLRFPNATKYFADQDKQPK
- the LOC143177027 gene encoding uncharacterized protein LOC143177027 isoform X9, with protein sequence MIDLTVKTLDSQNHAFSLEDDQITVRGFKEHIADSVAVPADSQRLIYCGRVLQDEKKLKDYDVNGKVIHLVQRAPPRPGQRRNDGGQSQSQNNAQNWQNPQRTHYRLTRTQVRGLPVPQLSNSLSNSRLIVARRMLDRANGLMDRLDNPNCSLNPPPAENNQPPLAQEVQIQQLEPEQFNTEGRANVGARLAEALATAIATAYVTLLGGIGDEGSELGAGNDATDDNQSDAQQSQQTQQSQQSQPEPVSTSNNEGQSSDREFVSRAEGAEAGPVNNANSSQSDVQQTQQPQQSSSEQVSTSDNSGQSSERGFASRPRRTLCAGIIPEAVAANFMGMQVNNGTTNRGRSDEGAEARQANNANEENRSDAQQSQPSQSEQLPRPPQMAELLDRLSNTHDRLRPYLERYCVLMLADPSLPPGAGPEGVEENQRIVDGVSESLHYISHACHALSDIIVDMSQQPPRNLRCRPIIIQHSAILQPGIPIQVEAHISLHGRNANNNNSAEENGDNAGGSAQLETNEAGTEEGNQQAEAEAGTQQQAEQQEQSQSPFGTVFNLPNNVEVLMEVSPEGTMDAASGSEPSQAGENNNNNNNNSGRVGGATGTFPWGSAHPTDFIRNLMQSVAGHMVQGGGIGTTIAIPNSSTGGQPSVSLLDGNTNAGQSTQARSNVDTHPTTATQTRSTSRPHIFHQQTHPLGVGMSMGQGLDFDPFLPCNSHHVRRTSTTTSSTVTSTSQGTRTSQAPTTETQSQAQTATTSTTASNTSSTNTTTPVTTSQTPSANSQFANLLRQMVGGASNQASISINGNNADIAGSLGNIMQMLNNRNVHVGIIGGNSRNGNVVEEALTLAELLLPFASFFSAQDLANEGNFFASLSIIILQNITSMDLLRLQIGNSEPIANLRRPLQEFFQNNFPQSTPAVLQEQVIERVFSNLGPHLQNLFMPEEETSSRNGLCVDICATVEAVLRRHANEILQLLFDSEVTDARFGQETINIVNNAGRQLCAVLRYSIRGGQAGLEAFVTRSMSLMLGRNPILRPWLFNTITGPYRAYLLHFAQPPDSEILPLLIYKNVPSQQSTVPSATAHQPSQTQPDAEPMETDVAEEKTSFEASSPDDGEEIPETFPGHEALPSDWLPIIARDGVRQRRQLQMQGMNGGVATFSDAYLGTLPTKRRKLIEQQKPRLLVSPTPNHSAIAASMERLVREGVSRAGVEEVEGAAVAVAVDPGVRRAFGQAIRDCLNPRRYGTPDFPDPLRFPNATKYFADQDKQPK
- the LOC143177027 gene encoding uncharacterized protein LOC143177027 isoform X8; the encoded protein is MIDLTVKTLDSQNHAFSLEDDQITVRGFKEHIADSVAVPADSQRLIYCGRVLQDEKKLKDYDVNGKVIHLVQRAPPRPGQRRNDGGQSQSQNNAQNWQNPQRTHYRLTRTQVRGNAMYLGAMAVPAEFVEGHGLPVPQLSNSLSNSRLIVARRMLDRANGLMDRLDNPNCSLNPPPAENNQPPLAQEVQIQQLEPEHNTEGRANVGARLAEALATAIATAYVTLLGGNDATDDNQSDAQQSQQTQQSQQSQPEPVSTSNNEGQSSDREFVSRAEGAEAGPVNNANSSQSDVQQTQQPQQSSSEQVSTSDNSGQSSERGFASRPRRTLCAGIIPEAVAANFMGMQVNNGTTNRGRSDEGAEARQANNANEENRSDAQQSQPSQSEQLPRPPQMAELLDRLSNTHDRLRPYLERYCVLMLADPSLPPGAGPEGVEENQRIVDGVSESLHYISHACHALSDIIVDMSQQPPRNLRCRPIIIQHSAILQPGIPIQVEAHISLHGRNANNNNSAEENGDNAGGSAQLETNEAGTEEGNQQAEAEAGTQQQAEQQEQSQSPFGTVFNLPNNVEVLMEVSPEGTMDAASGSEPSQAGENNNNNNNNSGRVGGATGTFPWGSAHPTDFIRNLMQSVAGHMVQGGGIGTTIAIPNSSTGGQPSVSLLDGNTNAGQSTQARSNVDTHPTTATQTRSTSRPHIFHQQTHPLGVGMSMGQGLDFDPFLPCNSHHVRRTSTTTSSTVTSTSQGTRTSQAPTTETQSQAQTATTSTTASNTSSTNTTTPVTTSQTPSANSQFANLLRQMVGGASNQASISINGNNADIAGSLGNIMQMLNNRNVHVGIIGGNSRNGNVVEEALTLAELLLPFASFFSAQDLANEGNFFASLSIIILQNITSMDLLRLQIGNSEPIANLRRPLQEFFQNNFPQSTPAVLQEQVIERVFSNLGPHLQNLFMPEEETSSRNGLCVDICATVEAVLRRHANEILQLLFDSEVTDARFGQETINIVNNAGRQLCAVLRYSIRGGQAGLEAFVTRSMSLMLGRNPILRPWLFNTITGPYRAYLLHFAQPPDSEILPLLIYKNVPSQQSTVPSATAHQPSQTQPDAEPMETDVAEEKTSFEASSPDDGEEIPETFPGHEALPSDWLPIIARDGVRQRRQLQMQGMNGGVATFSDAYLGTLPTKRRKLIEQQKPRLLVSPTPNHSAIAASMERLVREGVSRAGVEEVEGAAVAVAVDPGVRRAFGQAIRDCLNPRRYGTPDFPDPLRFPNATKYFADQDKQPK
- the LOC143177027 gene encoding uncharacterized protein LOC143177027 isoform X7; this translates as MIDLTVKTLDSQNHAFSLEDDQITVRGFKEHIADSVAVPADSQRLIYCGRVLQDEKKLKDYDVNGKVIHLVQRAPPRPGQRRNDGGQSQSQNNAQNWQNPQRTHYRLTRTQVRGNAMYLGAMAVPAEFVEGHGLPVPQLSNSLSNSRLIVARRMLDRANGLMDRLDNPNCSLNPPPAENNQPPLAQEVQIQQLEPEQFNTEGRANVGARLAEALATAIATAYVTLLGGNDATDDNQSDAQQSQQTQQSQQSQPEPVSTSNNEGQSSDREFVSRAEGAEAGPVNNANSSQSDVQQTQQPQQSSSEQVSTSDNSGQSSERGFASRPRRTLCAGIIPEAVAANFMGMQVNNGTTNRGRSDEGAEARQANNANEENRSDAQQSQPSQSEQLPRPPQMAELLDRLSNTHDRLRPYLERYCVLMLADPSLPPGAGPEGVEENQRIVDGVSESLHYISHACHALSDIIVDMSQQPPRNLRCRPIIIQHSAILQPGIPIQVEAHISLHGRNANNNNSAEENGDNAGGSAQLETNEAGTEEGNQQAEAEAGTQQQAEQQEQSQSPFGTVFNLPNNVEVLMEVSPEGTMDAASGSEPSQAGENNNNNNNNSGRVGGATGTFPWGSAHPTDFIRNLMQSVAGHMVQGGGIGTTIAIPNSSTGGQPSVSLLDGNTNAGQSTQARSNVDTHPTTATQTRSTSRPHIFHQQTHPLGVGMSMGQGLDFDPFLPCNSHHVRRTSTTTSSTVTSTSQGTRTSQAPTTETQSQAQTATTSTTASNTSSTNTTTPVTTSQTPSANSQFANLLRQMVGGASNQASISINGNNADIAGSLGNIMQMLNNRNVHVGIIGGNSRNGNVVEEALTLAELLLPFASFFSAQDLANEGNFFASLSIIILQNITSMDLLRLQIGNSEPIANLRRPLQEFFQNNFPQSTPAVLQEQVIERVFSNLGPHLQNLFMPEEETSSRNGLCVDICATVEAVLRRHANEILQLLFDSEVTDARFGQETINIVNNAGRQLCAVLRYSIRGGQAGLEAFVTRSMSLMLGRNPILRPWLFNTITGPYRAYLLHFAQPPDSEILPLLIYKNVPSQQSTVPSATAHQPSQTQPDAEPMETDVAEEKTSFEASSPDDGEEIPETFPGHEALPSDWLPIIARDGVRQRRQLQMQGMNGGVATFSDAYLGTLPTKRRKLIEQQKPRLLVSPTPNHSAIAASMERLVREGVSRAGVEEVEGAAVAVAVDPGVRRAFGQAIRDCLNPRRYGTPDFPDPLRFPNATKYFADQDKQPK
- the LOC143177027 gene encoding uncharacterized protein LOC143177027 isoform X6; amino-acid sequence: MIDLTVKTLDSQNHAFSLEDDQITVRGFKEHIADSVAVPADSQRLIYCGRVLQDEKKLKDYDVNGKVIHLVQRAPPRPGQRRNDGGQSQSQNNAQNWQNPQRTHYRLTRTQVRGNAMYLGAMAVPAEFVEGHGLPVPQLSNSLSNSRLIVARRMLDRANGLMDRLDNPNCSLNPPPAENNQPPLAQEVQIQQLEPEQFNTEGRANVGARLAEALATAIATAYVTLLGGSELGAGNDATDDNQSDAQQSQQTQQSQQSQPEPVSTSNNEGQSSDREFVSRAEGAEAGPVNNANSSQSDVQQTQQPQQSSSEQVSTSDNSGQSSERGFASRPRRTLCAGIIPEAVAANFMGMQVNNGTTNRGRSDEGAEARQANNANEENRSDAQQSQPSQSEQLPRPPQMAELLDRLSNTHDRLRPYLERYCVLMLADPSLPPGAGPEGVEENQRIVDGVSESLHYISHACHALSDIIVDMSQQPPRNLRCRPIIIQHSAILQPGIPIQVEAHISLHGRNANNNNSAEENGDNAGGSAQLETNEAGTEEGNQQAEAEAGTQQQAEQQEQSQSPFGTVFNLPNNVEVLMEVSPEGTMDAASGSEPSQAGENNNNNNNNSGRVGGATGTFPWGSAHPTDFIRNLMQSVAGHMVQGGGIGTTIAIPNSSTGGQPSVSLLDGNTNAGQSTQARSNVDTHPTTATQTRSTSRPHIFHQQTHPLGVGMSMGQGLDFDPFLPCNSHHVRRTSTTTSSTVTSTSQGTRTSQAPTTETQSQAQTATTSTTASNTSSTNTTTPVTTSQTPSANSQFANLLRQMVGGASNQASISINGNNADIAGSLGNIMQMLNNRNVHVGIIGGNSRNGNVVEEALTLAELLLPFASFFSAQDLANEGNFFASLSIIILQNITSMDLLRLQIGNSEPIANLRRPLQEFFQNNFPQSTPAVLQEQVIERVFSNLGPHLQNLFMPEEETSSRNGLCVDICATVEAVLRRHANEILQLLFDSEVTDARFGQETINIVNNAGRQLCAVLRYSIRGGQAGLEAFVTRSMSLMLGRNPILRPWLFNTITGPYRAYLLHFAQPPDSEILPLLIYKNVPSQQSTVPSATAHQPSQTQPDAEPMETDVAEEKTSFEASSPDDGEEIPETFPGHEALPSDWLPIIARDGVRQRRQLQMQGMNGGVATFSDAYLGTLPTKRRKLIEQQKPRLLVSPTPNHSAIAASMERLVREGVSRAGVEEVEGAAVAVAVDPGVRRAFGQAIRDCLNPRRYGTPDFPDPLRFPNATKYFADQDKQPK
- the LOC143177027 gene encoding uncharacterized protein LOC143177027 isoform X4, with amino-acid sequence MIDLTVKTLDSQNHAFSLEDDQITVRGFKEHIADSVAVPADSQRLIYCGRVLQDEKKLKDYDVNGKVIHLVQRAPPRPGQRRNDGGQSQSQNNAQNWQNPQRTHYRLTRTQVRGNAMYLGAMAVPAEFVEGHGLPVPQLSNSLSNSRLIVARRMLDRANGLMDRLDNPNCSLNPPPAENNQPPLAQEVQIQQLEPEQFNTEGRANVGARLAEALATAIATAYVTLLGGIGDEGSELGAGNDATDDNQSDAQQSQQTQQSQQSQPEPVSTSNNEGQSSDREFVSRAEGAEAGPVNNANSSQSDVQQTQQPQQSSSEQVSTSDNSGQSSERGFASRPRRTLCAGIIPEAVAANFMGMQVNNGTTNRGRSDEGAEARQANNANEENRSDAQQSQPSQSEQLPRPPQMAELLDRLSNTHDRLRPYLERYCVLMLADPSLPPGAGPEGVEENQRIVDGVSESLHYISHACHALSDIIVDMSQQPPRNLRCRPIIIQHSAILQPGIPIQVEAHISLHGRNANNNNSAEENGDNAGGSAQLETNEAGTEEGNQQAEAEAGTQQQAEQQEQSQSPFVFNLPNNVEVLMEVSPEGTMDAASGSEPSQAGENNNNNNNNSGRVGGATGTFPWGSAHPTDFIRNLMQSVAGHMVQGGGIGTTIAIPNSSTGGQPSVSLLDGNTNAGQSTQARSNVDTHPTTATQTRSTSRPHIFHQQTHPLGVGMSMGQGLDFDPFLPCNSHHVRRTSTTTSSTVTSTSQGTRTSQAPTTETQSQAQTATTSTTASNTSSTNTTTPVTTSQTPSANSQFANLLRQMVGGASNQASISINGNNADIAGSLGNIMQMLNNRNVHVGIIGGNSRNGNVVEEALTLAELLLPFASFFSAQDLANEGNFFASLSIIILQNITSMDLLRLQIGNSEPIANLRRPLQEFFQNNFPQSTPAVLQEQVIERVFSNLGPHLQNLFMPEEETSSRNGLCVDICATVEAVLRRHANEILQLLFDSEVTDARFGQETINIVNNAGRQLCAVLRYSIRGGQAGLEAFVTRSMSLMLGRNPILRPWLFNTITGPYRAYLLHFAQPPDSEILPLLIYKNVPSQQSTVPSATAHQPSQTQPDAEPMETDVAEEKTSFEASSPDDGEEIPETFPGHEALPSDWLPIIARDGVRQRRQLQMQGMNGGVATFSDAYLGTLPTKRRKLIEQQKPRLLVSPTPNHSAIAASMERLVREGVSRAGVEEVEGAAVAVAVDPGVRRAFGQAIRDCLNPRRYGTPDFPDPLRFPNATKYFADQDKQPK
- the LOC143177027 gene encoding uncharacterized protein LOC143177027 isoform X2, with product MIDLTVKTLDSQNHAFSLEDDQITVRGFKEHIADSVAVPADSQRLIYCGRVLQDEKKLKDYDVNGKVIHLVQRAPPRPGQRRNDGGQSQSQNNAQNWQNPQRTHYRLTRTQVRGNAMYLGAMAVPAEFVEGHGLPVPQLSNSLSNSRLIVARRMLDRANGLMDRLDNPNCSLNPPPAENNQPPLAQEVQIQQLEPEHNTEGRANVGARLAEALATAIATAYVTLLGGIGDEGSELGAGNDATDDNQSDAQQSQQTQQSQQSQPEPVSTSNNEGQSSDREFVSRAEGAEAGPVNNANSSQSDVQQTQQPQQSSSEQVSTSDNSGQSSERGFASRPRRTLCAGIIPEAVAANFMGMQVNNGTTNRGRSDEGAEARQANNANEENRSDAQQSQPSQSEQLPRPPQMAELLDRLSNTHDRLRPYLERYCVLMLADPSLPPGAGPEGVEENQRIVDGVSESLHYISHACHALSDIIVDMSQQPPRNLRCRPIIIQHSAILQPGIPIQVEAHISLHGRNANNNNSAEENGDNAGGSAQLETNEAGTEEGNQQAEAEAGTQQQAEQQEQSQSPFGTVFNLPNNVEVLMEVSPEGTMDAASGSEPSQAGENNNNNNNNSGRVGGATGTFPWGSAHPTDFIRNLMQSVAGHMVQGGGIGTTIAIPNSSTGGQPSVSLLDGNTNAGQSTQARSNVDTHPTTATQTRSTSRPHIFHQQTHPLGVGMSMGQGLDFDPFLPCNSHHVRRTSTTTSSTVTSTSQGTRTSQAPTTETQSQAQTATTSTTASNTSSTNTTTPVTTSQTPSANSQFANLLRQMVGGASNQASISINGNNADIAGSLGNIMQMLNNRNVHVGIIGGNSRNGNVVEEALTLAELLLPFASFFSAQDLANEGNFFASLSIIILQNITSMDLLRLQIGNSEPIANLRRPLQEFFQNNFPQSTPAVLQEQVIERVFSNLGPHLQNLFMPEEETSSRNGLCVDICATVEAVLRRHANEILQLLFDSEVTDARFGQETINIVNNAGRQLCAVLRYSIRGGQAGLEAFVTRSMSLMLGRNPILRPWLFNTITGPYRAYLLHFAQPPDSEILPLLIYKNVPSQQSTVPSATAHQPSQTQPDAEPMETDVAEEKTSFEASSPDDGEEIPETFPGHEALPSDWLPIIARDGVRQRRQLQMQGMNGGVATFSDAYLGTLPTKRRKLIEQQKPRLLVSPTPNHSAIAASMERLVREGVSRAGVEEVEGAAVAVAVDPGVRRAFGQAIRDCLNPRRYGTPDFPDPLRFPNATKYFADQDKQPK